One Panicum virgatum strain AP13 chromosome 9K, P.virgatum_v5, whole genome shotgun sequence genomic region harbors:
- the LOC120651715 gene encoding putative glucuronosyltransferase PGSIP7 — protein MAAGLPPASERRLAAVLLLLLGVTAAAASAGERRGLAARVEGPAARRRHAYAAMMYMGTPRDYEFYVAVRVMMRSLTRVRADADRVLIASADVPRDWVRAMTEEDGVRVVIVENLRNPYASSLGGINRRFKLTLNKLYAWTLVDYERVVMIDSDNIFLQNTDELFQCGQFCAVFINPCYFHTGLFVLQPSMDVFKGMLHDLEIGRENSDGADQGFLVGCYPDLLDKPMFHPPENGTKLNGTYRLPLGYQMDASYYYLKLHWHVPCGPNSVITFPSAPWFKPWYWWSWPILPLGLSWHKQRWDDLGYAAEMPVILMEVLMYIVIITITRLARPGMTKLCYNRRPEKQNALVQWLIKMTVIVAMVAAYSIPFFVIPRTVHPIMGWSIYLFGALALSVLVINVFLLPPLAVLTTWLAIVGMLFVMAFPWYRDGVVRVLAIFGYAFCSAPFLWTSLVRMMDSLQTMLERDPFFPRLGEPTQDTEFSKLY, from the exons atggcggcggggctgccgccggcctccgagcggcggcttgcggcggtgctgctgctgcttctcggggtgaccgcggcggcggcttcagccggcgagcggcggggcctggcggcgcgggtggagggcccggcggcgcggcgccgccacGCGTACGCCGCGATGATGTACATGGGCACGCCGCGGGACTACGAGTTCTACGTCGCCGTGCGGGTGATGATGCGCTCCCTCACCAGGGTCCGCGCCGACGCCGACCGCGTCCTCATCGCCTCCGCCGACGTGCCGCGCGACTGGGTCCGCGCAAT GACAGAGGAGGATGGTGTGAGGGTGGTGATAGTGGAGAACCTCAGGAATCCTTATGCGAGCAGTCTAGGAGGGATCAACAGGAGGTTCAAGCTGACGCTGAACAAGCTTTACGCGTGGACCCTGGTTGACTACGAGCGTGTCGTCATGATTGATTCCGACAACATCTTCCTCCAGAACACCGACGAGCTGTTCCAGTGTGGGCAGTTctgcgctgttttcatcaacCCGTGCTACTTCCACACTGGTCTTTTCGTGCTCCAG CCTTCTATGGATGTATTCAAGGGCATGCTTCATGACCTGGAGATTGGCCGTGAAAACTCTGATGGTGCTGACCAAGGCTTTCTGGTTGGGTGCTACCCAGACTTGCTCGACAAACCAATGTTTCACCCTCCTGAGAATGGCACAAAGCTCAACGGGACCTATCGCCTTCCTCTCGGCTATCAAATGGATGCATCCTACTACT ATCTCAAGCTGCATTGGCATGTCCCGTGTGGGCCAAACAGTGTGATCACATTTCCCAGCGCCCCTTGGTTCAAACCTTGGTACTGGTGGTCCTGGCCAATCTTGCCACTGGGACTTTCCTGGCACAAGCAGCGCTGGGATGATCTCGG GTATGCTGCTGAAATGCCAGTAATTCTGATGGAAGTTTTAATGTACATAGTGATCATAACAATCACTAGATTGGCAAGGCCAGGGATGACAAAACTGTGTTATAACCGGCGACCTGAGAAGCAAAATGCCCTGGTGCAGTGGCTGATCAAGATGACTGTGATTGTGGCTATGGTGGCTGCATATTCCATTCCTTTCTTTGTGATCCCACGCACCGTTCATCCCATCATGGGCTGGTCCATCTACCTATTTGGCGCACTAGCCCTTTCAGTGCTCGTGATCAATGTTTTTCTGCTGCCACCACTTGCCGTGCTTACGACCTGGCTTGCGATTGTTGGTATGCTCTTTGTTATGGCATTCCCATGGTATCGTGATGGTGTTGTGAGGGTTCTGGCAATCTTTGGGTACGCGTTCTGCTCTGCACCTTTCTTGTGGACATCCCTGGTGAGGATGATGGACTCACTGCAGACGATGCTTGAGAGGGATCCATTCTTCCCTCGGCTTGGTGAACCGACGCAGGATACTGAATTCAGCAAGCTTTACTGA
- the LOC120651714 gene encoding zinc finger protein ZAT9-like, with translation MDRHTCKLCFRRFHNGRALGGHMRSHVMAAAATAACSPPPRPQSPPLSLASTSSTEMGGEAAQRRPALAPRGLRDGARRRLGIGAPEFSGGGAPGGNLSVVQDGESDTESSPRFVVSRRRSKRARRRASLPPPPDPEQPASSVSDATTEEDVAMSLVMLSRDLWARSRSGPERHWGPAASSEAEQNNGGGADEAEAEHDQDHGVARPRGGRHQCGSCRKVFRSYQALGGHRASVKKGKGGCVPVPPTPPAAPPSSKSRRVEAAPAIHECPFCLRVFESGQALGGHKRTQMPSAGAAPPSTPAKCGDSGSGSIDLNVPAAADDDFELSAVYDAEFGCGCRQ, from the coding sequence ATGGACAGGCACACCTGCAAGCTCTGCTTCCGGCGGTTCCACAATGGCCGCGCGCTGGGCGGCCACATGCGCTCCCATGtcatggccgccgcggcgacggcagcgtgctcgccgccgccgcgtccgcagTCGCCGCCGCTCTCCCTGGCGTCTACCTCGTCGACCGAgatgggcggcgaggcggcgcagcGCAGGCCGGCGCTGGCGCCGCGCGGTTTACGCGACGGCGCCAGGAGAAGGCTCGGGATCGGCGCCCCTGAATTCTCCGGCGGTGGGGCGCCCGGCGGCAACTTGTCGGTCGTGCAGGACGGCGAGAGCGACACGGAGTCGTCCCCGCGGTTCGTCGTGAGCCGCCGGCGCTCGAAGCGGGCGCGCCGTCGcgcctcgctgccgccgccgccggatcccgaGCAGCCGGCGAGCAGCGTCTCCGACGCCACGACGGAGGAGGACGTGGCCATGTCGCTCGTGATGCTGTCCCGGGACTTGTGGGCGCGGTCCAGATCCGGGCCCGAGCGCCACTGGGGCCCGGCAGCGAGCTCGGAGGCCGAGCAgaacaacggcggcggcgcggacgaggccgaggccgagcacGACCAGGATCACGGCGTCGcgcgcccgcgcggcggccggcaccaGTGCGGCTCGTGCAGGAAGGTGTTCCGGTCGTACCAGGCGCTGGGCGGCCACCGCGCCAGCGTCAAGAAAGGCAAGGGCGGGTGCGTGCCGGTGCCGCCGAcgcctcccgccgcgccgccgtcgtccaagTCCCGCCGCGTCGAGGCCGCCCCGGCGATCCACGAGTGCCCGTTCTGCCTCCGCGTGTTCGAGTCCGGGCAGGCCCTGGGCGGGCACAAGCGCACGCAGATGCCgtccgccggcgcggcgcccccCTCGACGCCGGCGAAGTGCGGCGACAGCGGCTCCGGGTCCATCGACCTGAACgtgccggccgcggcggacgaCGACTTCGAGCTCTCCGCCGTGTACGACGCGGAGTTCGGCTGCGGCTGCAGGCAGTGA
- the LOC120651716 gene encoding putative pre-16S rRNA nuclease, whose product MTTAVAVELGPLVRAAAPSTSSPRIPPPRRRRAAVAIRASPVSGRSEGAGEPPAPLLPNARRRAREPLWHGGGFSLGVDLGDARTGLAVGRGITLPRPLTVLKLRGQKLELTLLDVARQQEADELIIGLPVSADGRETPQSNKVRSVVGRLAVQAAERGLRVYLQDEHGTSIDALDYMISRGVKKSARDVKSDAYAAVMILKRYFTSSGQGAKIVLPRQPELQEKLKAQSRRDAEI is encoded by the exons ATGACAACCGcggtggccgtggagctggggcCTCTCGTCcgggccgccgccccctccacctcctccccgcGAATCCCACCCCCGCGCCGTCGAAGAGCTGCCGTAGCTATCAGGGCGTCTCCCGTGTCCGGGCGGTCCGagggcgccggcgagccccccgCCCCGCTCCTGCCgaacgcgcggcggcgggcgcgcgagCCACTCTGGCACGGAGGCGGGTTCAGCCTCGGTGTGGACCTGGGCGACGCTCGCACCGGCCTCGCCGTCGGGCGGGGCATCACCCTCCCTCGTCCCCTCACC GTTCTGAAGCTGCGCGGGCAGAAGCTGGAGCTGACGCTGCTCGACGTGGCCCGGCAGCAG GAGGCGGACGAGCTCATCATCGGGCTTCCCGTGTCGGCCGATGGGAGGGAGACGCCGCAGTCCAACAAGGTGCGGAGCGTCGTCGGGCGGCTCGCCGTCCAAGCGGCGGAGAG GGGCTTGAGGGTATATTTGCAGGATGAACATGGAACTTCGATAGACGCCCTTGATTATATGATCTCAAG GGGTGTCAAAAAGTCTGCCCGTGATGTCAAATCTGATGCGTATGCTGCAGTG ATGATATTGAAGAGATATTTCACATCATCAGGTCAAGGGGCTAAGATTGTCCTTCCCAGGCAACCAGAATTGCAGGAAAAGTTAAAAGCCCAGTCTAGGcgagatgctgaaatttag